From Coffea arabica cultivar ET-39 chromosome 2e, Coffea Arabica ET-39 HiFi, whole genome shotgun sequence, the proteins below share one genomic window:
- the LOC113728867 gene encoding uncharacterized protein: MKPTRSRSRKALAIGAEQSNVAQQEGISEGQESPRTQPANEEAIARMAEFVTENPNIFKELGRYFKGQGKQKAESSKRKSDGSPEGSSEEESDGRRLSRSASKKAFSKATSKVASLTRSLSRGLLGRRPEEPRPMEGAGVDYPRAPPFTEDINEERLPPNFKLPSIPSYDGRGDPEDHIHAFISAFRLYCIPDPVICRAFPVFLQGTARKWFWGLEPRSISTLGELVEKFLHRFVSSRPATRTSAYLLNLQQNPGESLRSYVQRFHEESVQIPNPNEQVTIAAFTHGLVAGVFNTGIYKKYPRSLHELWLKVEKGIQAEDLNRMKKEVQAARPRVDTRRGKEPSRSEAGTGSGFQSPSRDRRSVFDRISKGKSPISESELTPLNTSRSRVLSVMEQNNLGRAPPKMFGNKDKRNSNLYCLYHRDVGHETEDCNDLKREIENLIRQGHLRQFIRRSGGQPRNEPRRDNRGDQRRDERRPSRSSCRPPEEPRETKRPPRDGSSGHGLGYGSNIAGVINTIAGGPTGGDSQNSRKRTYRQANPDQAESSSRLSEVISYGPTDPVPAASNSHEALVIEILTNNYIVKKVYIDPGSSVDVMYLRTFESLKLAKGCMTPVRTPLVGFGGHIVHPEGMVELTVTVGRHPRCRTIPVNFVVVKADSPYNLLLGRPTLNALRAVYSTYHLSFKFPTSAGVAEVNSDVCAARECYLATLQAASPSTSGARPEKRSNILTIDSIDPQRAEKIPRLETGDEVEGFPLDPMKPDQTVRVGTRLPGPVKRGMIDLLREYQDVFAWAAEEVKGVPHHLMMHELNVDPQVRPVKQKRRHLGPERSRAVGEEVDKLLPAKIIREVQYPTWLSNPVMVKKDTGAWRMCVDFTDLNKACPKDCYPLPKVDTLVDAAMGYEVLCFFDAFKGYHQIGMSPEDQEKTAFYTDKGTYCYTTMPFGLKNAGATYQRLVNQAFKSQIGRTVEAYVDDVLLKSQTTSTFLADLKEVLEVLRETRMMLNPKKCVLGVTSGKFLGYLVSRRGIEANPDKVKAIQEMSPPRCVRDVQRLTGRLAALNRFLSQSASKALPFFKVLKKADKFSWTEECQQAFEQLKDYLNHLPTLTSPRPGDRLFLYLSAAAEAVSAVLIREEGVQTPVYYVSRVLRGPETRYTQAEKLVLALIHAARRLKPYFLAHHVCLRTDQPLRQILSRPEASGRLTKWAIELGEYDLSYEPRTAIKAQALADFLAELTHLEEVNETIPASNNEAEYEPVIAGLQLARRLGAAHVLVYSDSQLVVCQILGEYEARDEVMHRYLSKVLQLAAHFESFAIQRIPRSQNRRADALSRLASTSFSDLNKTVLVEVLAEPGYLAEVVYPVYPGDTWMGPLTRYLSRGELPEDRAESRKLQRKAARYTLRQSLLYKRSYLGPWLRCITPEEGKRILEDIHEGLCGAHVGFRMLVKKALLLGYFWPTMRVDAQVMVICCPSCQHHAPEHHQPTNLMIPITSPWPFEQWGTDIIGPFPRAPGNYAYVVVAVDYFTKWVEAEPLRSITGMVIQKFFWKNVICRFGLPRVVISDNGRQFADNPFKAWCENLGIRQHFTSVGHP; this comes from the exons ATGAAGCCTACGCGTTCTAGGAGCAGGAAAGCTCTCGCTATAGGGGCTGAGCAGAGTAATGTAGCTCAGCAAGAAGGTATCTCTGAAGGGCAGGAGTCCCCAAGGACCCAGCCCGCAAACGAAGAAGCCATAGCTCGTATGGCCGAGTTTGTGACCGAGAACCCTAACATTTTCAAGGAGTTAGGGAGGTACTTCAAGGGACAAGGCAAGCAAAAGGCCGAGTCCTCTAAAAGGAAGTCGGATGGATCCCCCGAAGGTTCGTCCGAAGAAGAGTCCGATGGAAGACGCTTGAGCCGAAGTGCTTCGAAGAAAGCATTTTCTAAGGCCACCTCTAAGGTAGCCTCCCTGACCAGGTCTTTATCGAGAGGGCTCTTGGGCCGACGACCTGAAGAGCCTCGACCTATGGAGGGAGCCGGGGTGGATTACCCGAGGGCTCCACCCTTCACCGAAGACATCAACGAGGAGAGACTTCCTCCcaacttcaagcttccatcGATACCGTCTTATGACGGCCGAGGTGATCCGGAAGACCACATTCATGCCTTCATCTCGGCCTTCCGCCTATATTGCATCCCGGACCCCGTCATATGCCGGGCTTTTCCGGTATTCCTCCAGGGGACAGCTCGAAAATGGTTCTGGGGTTTGGAACCTAGGAGCATCTCAACCCTGGGGGAGTTGGTGGAGAAATTCCTTCACCGTTTCGTCTCCTCCCGACCGGCGACTCGGACTTCGGCTTATCTGTTGAATCTGCAGCAGAACCCGGGGGAATCACTTCGGTCGTATGTCCAGAGGTTCCACGAAGAAAGCGTGCAGATACCTAACCCCAATGAGCAGGTCACTATTGCCGCTTTCACCCATGGGCTCGTTGCCGGGGTGTTCAACACGGGGATCTACAAGAAATATCCCCGTTCACTTCATGAATTGTGGTTGAAGGTTGAGAAGGGCATACAGGCCGAGGACCTCAACCGCATGAAAAAAGAAGTCCAAGCTGCTCGCCCGAGGGTTGACACCCGAAGAGGGAAGGAGCCTAGCCGAAGTGAGGCGGGGACAGGAAGTGGCTTCCAGAGTCCCAGCCGAGATCGCCGGAGTGTGTTCGACAGGATCTCAAAGGGAAAGTCACCCATTTCTGAATCCGAACTGACTCCCTTAAACACTTCCCGATCTCGCGTGCTGTCTGTAATGGAACAGAACAACCTCGGGAGGGCCCCTCCCAAGATGTTTGGCAATAAAGACAAAAGGAACTCGAACCTCTACTGTCTGTACCACCGGGACGTCGGGCACGAAACTGAGGACTGCAACGATCTCAAAAGAGAGATCGAAAACCTCATCAGACAGGGCCACCTGAGGCAGTTCATCCGCCGAAGTGGCGGACAGCCACGAAATGAACCCCGACGAGATAACCGGGGTGATCAACGCCGAGATGAAAGGCGACCCTCGAGGAGCAGTTGCAGGCCTCCGGAGGAACCTAGGGAGACGAAAAGGCCTCCCCGGGATGGATCTTCTGGACATGGATTAGGGTATGGATCCAATATAGCCGGGGTCATCAATACAATTGCTGGAGGTCCGACGGGAGGAGATAGCCAGAACTCCCGGAAGAGGACCTACAGGCAAGCTAACCCAGACCAGGCAGAATCGAGCTCTCGCCTGTCCGAAGTCATTTCATATGGCCCTACTGACCCCGTCCCGGCTGCCTCCAACAGTCATGAGGCCCTGGTAATTGAAATCCTCACCAATAACTACATCGTGAAAAAGGTTTACATTGACCCGGGAAGTTCGGTTGACGTCATGTACCTCCGTACTTTTGAGAGCCTTAAACTAGCCAAGGGGTGCATGACCCCGGTGAGAACCCCTCTTGTCGGGTTCGGGGGACACATTGTGCATCCCGAAGGGATGGTGGAGTTGACAGTGACTGTAGGGCGTCATCCCCGCTGCAGAACCATCCCCGTCAACTTCGTAGTCGTCAAGGCTGACTCTCCCTACAACCTGCTTCTTGGTCGACCCACACTTAACGCTTTGCGGGCAGTGTACTCCACCTACCACTTAAGCTTTAAGTTTCCTACTTCGGCGGGAGTGGCCGAGGTCAACAGCGACGTCTGTGCTGCCCGAGAATGTTACCTCGCCACTTTACAAGCGGCCTCCCCATCAACCTCCGGGGCAAGGCCCGAGAAGAGGTCAAATATCCTCACAATAGACAGCATTGACCCTCAGCGAGCTGAGAAGATCCCGAGGCTGGAGACTGGGGATGAGGTGGAAGGGTTCCCTCTGGACCCCATGAAGCCTGATCAAACAGTTCGCGTTGGTACCCGACTCCCTGGTCCTGTTAAAAGAGGTATGATAGACCTCCTCAGAGAATACCAGGACGTCTTTGCCTGGGCCGCCGAGGAGGTTAAAGGAGTCCCACATCACCTCATGATGCATGAGTTGAACGTCGACCCCCAAGTCCGTCCggtcaaacaaaaaagaaggcACCTCGGCCCTGAGCGCAGCCGAGCTGTGGGCGAAGAGGTAGACAAACTCCTCCCCGCAAAGATCATCCGGGAGGTCCAATATCCGACCTGGTTGTCCAACCCCGTCATGGTGAAGAAGGACACCGGAGCCTGGAGAATGTGCGTCGACTTCACCGACCTCAACAAGGCTTGCCCCAAGGATTGCTACCCATTGCCTAAGGTCGACACCTTGGTAGACGCTGCAATGGGATATGAAGTCCTCTGCTTTTTTGACGCCTTTAAAGGATACCACCAGATCGGGATGAGTCCGGAGGATCAAGAAAAGACCGCCTTCTATACTGACAAAGGCACATACTGTTACACCACCATGCCTTTTGGACTAAAGAACGCCGGGGCCACGTATCAACGTTTGGTCAACCAAGCCTTTAAATCTCAAATCGGCCGGACTGTCGAGGCCTACGTAGATGATGTCCTCTTGAAGAGCCAGACAACCTCCACATTCCTTGCCGACCTGAAAGAAGTCCTGGAAGTCCTTCGGGAGACACGAATGATGCTGAACCCCAAGAAATGTGTTCTCGGGGTCACTTCGGGAAAGTTCCTGGGCTACCTCGTCTCTAGGCGGGGTATTGAAGCAAATCCAGACAAGGTGAAGGCCATCCAAGAAATGTCCCCACCAAGGTGCGTCCGCGACGTCCAGAGGCTGACGGGGCGTTTGGCCGCTCTGAACCGATTTTTATCACAATCCGCCTCCAAGGCACTGCCATTTTTTAAAGTCCTCAAGAAAGCCGACAAATTTTCATGGACGGaagagtgtcaacaggcgtttgAGCAGTTAAAAGACTACCTCAACCACCTCCCAACACTCACTTCACCTCGTCCAGGGGACAGGTTATTCTTGTACCTGTCTGCTGCAGCCGAAGCCGTAAGTGCCGTACTGATAAGGGAGGAAGGTGTCCAAACACCTGTTTATTATGTCAGCCGAGTCCTCCGAGGTCCGGAGACCAGGTACACTCAGGCGGAGAAACTTGTGCTGGCCTTAATTCATGCAGCTCGTAGGCTTAAGCCCTACTTCTTAGCCCACCACGTCTGCCTGCGGACAGATCAACCACTTCGGCAGATCTTGTCGCGACCGGAGGCCTCTGGACGCCTCACCAAGTGGGCCATCGAGTTGGGAGAGTACGACTTATCTTATGAGCCCCGCACGGCAATTAAAGCCCAGGCTCTCGCAGATTTCCTGGCCGAGCTCACTCATCTTGAGGAAGTGAATGAGACCATCCCGG CCTCAAATAATGAAGCCGAATACGAACCTGTTATCGCCGGCCTGCAACTAGCTCGAAGACTGGGGGCCGCGCACGTTCTGGTCTATAGTGACTCCCAACTCGTGGTGTGCCAGATACTAGGTGAATACGAGGCCAGGGATGAGGTGATGCATCGGTACCTCTCCAAGGTTCTCCAATTGGCGGCACACTTCGAGTCTTTTGCAATCCAAAGAATACCGCGGTCACAAAATAGGAGGGCTGACGCTCTCTCCCGGCTTGCGTCTACCTCCTTCTCCGATCTGAACAAAACAGTCCTCGTAGAAGTTTTAGCCGAACCGGGATATTTAGCCGAGGTCGTGTACCCCGTCTACCCAGGGGACACCTGGATGGGTCCCCTGACTCGATATCTCAGCCGGGGTGAGCTTCCGGAAGACCGAGCTGAATCACGGAAGCTCCAACGAAAAGCAGCTCGGTACACCCTCCGGCAAAGTCTCTTGTACAAGAGGTCCTACCTCGGCCCCTGGCTACGATGTATCACCCCGGAAGAAGGTAAGAGAATCCTCGAGGACATTCATGAGGGACTCTGTGGTGCCCACGTCGGCTTTAGGATGCTCGTGAAGAAAGCTCTGCTCCTCGGGTACTTTTGGCCCACCATGAGGGTAGATGCCCAGGTCATGGTCATTTGTTGTCCTTCTTGTCAACACCATGCCCCGGAGCACCACCAACCCACTAACCTTATGATCCCCATCACCTCACCATGGCCATTCGAGCAATGGGGAACTGACATAATCGGTCCATTCCCCAGGGCCCCAGGCAACTATGCCTACGTGGTGGTGGCGGTGGACTACTTCACTAAATGGGTCGAGGCTGAGCCCCTGAGAAGCATCACTGGAATGGttatccaaaaatttttctgGAAAAACGTGATCTGTCGCTTCGGATTACCTCGAGTGGTGATCTCGGATAATGGAAGGCAGTTCGCTGATAACCCTTTCAAGGCATGGTGTGAGAACTTGGGAATCAGGCAACATTTTACCTCGGTGGGGCACCCTTAA
- the LOC140036189 gene encoding uncharacterized protein, with translation MEELPSVLWSYRTTPRSATQETPFSLTYGSEAVVPAEFITPNPRMAAYAAEVNEEERRVDLDLAEEKRDMAAAKVAIYKNILAGYYNARVKNLRFNPGDLVLRKNSVSRAEPQGKLNPRWEGPYRVVESSQNGYCKLAYRDGSRVRAPERAVVLPDYAEVSNSRNAVFPNLWV, from the coding sequence ATGGAAGAGCTCCCGAGCGTGCTGTGGTCCTACCGGACTACGCCGAGGTCAGCAACTCAAGAAACGCCGTTTTCCCTAACTTATGGGTCTGAGGCCGTCGTTCCGGCCGAATTTATCACACCCAACCCGCGAATGGCTGCGTATGCTGCCGAGGTCAATGAAGAGGAGCGGCGAGTTGACCTCGATCTCGCCGAAGAGAAGCGTGATATGGCCGCTGCCAAAGTTGCGATCTACAAAAATATCCTAGCTGGCTATTACAATGCTCGGGTCAAGAATTTAAGATTCAATCCGGGAGACCTTGTGCTCCGGAAGAACTCGGTTAGCCGAGCTGAGCCTCAGGGAAAACTCAACCCAAGATGGGAAGGTCCATATCGTGTTGTTGAGTCCAGCCAAAACGGATATTGTAAACTAGCCTACCGAGATGGTTCGCGGGTAAGAGCTCCCGAGCGTGCTGTGGTCCTACCGGACTACGCCGAGGTCAGCAACTCAAGAAACGCCGTTTTTCCTAACTTATGGGTCTGA